One region of Demequina sp. TMPB413 genomic DNA includes:
- a CDS encoding AI-2E family transporter: MASDEFETEQTSNPPDAVVDAQPETVAPIVPLPLRVAGAWSWRIIVVGIVLIAIAKVVTLLSAIVLPLVIALLIAAPLERLVNWMHRHRIPRGLGAALSVLGLVTVVLGLAFAVGASVVTGFGSLRDSAAEGFNTLVDWLVEGPLHVSSEQINTAVDEVMSTVRDNAWGLASGAWSVTGTLTALIAGIVLALLSLFFFLRDGATIWSFFVRIAPKGAQASIDRAGQAGWTTLRRYTQTSVLVAFIDAVGIGTGAWILGVPLALPIAIAVFLFSFIPMFGAAISGALAVLVALVDGGWTTALLMLIIVLFVQQTEGNVLYPWLFGKAASVHPMAILLAVSSGTLLAGLAGAVIAVPILAFTTAFARGLHKEYVAAKEEPFPPITGQIPLMAERSREALRRARTKVTTSQIKVRKRRRR, encoded by the coding sequence ATGGCCTCAGACGAGTTCGAAACCGAGCAGACCTCGAACCCTCCTGACGCGGTGGTCGACGCGCAGCCTGAGACCGTGGCGCCCATCGTCCCGCTACCCCTTCGAGTGGCTGGCGCGTGGTCGTGGCGCATCATCGTGGTGGGGATCGTGCTCATCGCGATCGCCAAGGTCGTGACACTGCTCAGCGCGATCGTGCTGCCCTTGGTCATTGCACTGTTGATCGCGGCGCCGCTCGAGCGGCTGGTGAACTGGATGCATCGGCATCGCATTCCGCGCGGCCTCGGAGCGGCGCTCTCGGTGCTCGGTTTGGTCACGGTCGTGCTGGGACTGGCCTTCGCGGTTGGCGCCTCCGTGGTCACCGGATTTGGCTCGCTCCGCGACTCTGCGGCAGAGGGCTTCAACACGCTTGTCGACTGGCTTGTCGAGGGGCCCTTGCACGTCTCAAGCGAGCAGATCAACACGGCCGTCGATGAGGTCATGAGCACGGTTCGCGACAACGCGTGGGGCCTTGCGTCCGGCGCGTGGAGCGTGACGGGAACCCTCACCGCCCTCATCGCGGGAATCGTGCTCGCGCTGCTGTCGCTGTTCTTCTTCTTGCGTGACGGAGCGACCATCTGGTCCTTCTTTGTGAGGATTGCGCCCAAGGGAGCCCAGGCGAGCATCGACCGCGCGGGTCAGGCTGGCTGGACGACTTTGCGTCGCTACACCCAGACATCGGTGCTCGTAGCGTTCATCGACGCCGTCGGCATCGGGACAGGAGCCTGGATCCTCGGGGTCCCACTGGCACTTCCCATCGCCATTGCCGTGTTCCTCTTCTCCTTCATCCCGATGTTCGGTGCCGCGATCTCCGGTGCGCTTGCCGTGTTGGTGGCGCTCGTCGATGGCGGCTGGACCACGGCGCTGCTCATGCTCATCATCGTGCTCTTTGTTCAGCAGACTGAAGGAAACGTCCTCTACCCCTGGCTGTTCGGTAAGGCCGCGTCCGTCCATCCCATGGCGATCCTCCTCGCGGTGTCGTCGGGAACTCTGCTCGCCGGTCTCGCAGGCGCGGTCATCGCGGTGCCGATTCTCGCCTTCACCACGGCGTTCGCGCGTGGCCTTCATAAGGAGTACGTCGCGGCTAAGGAGGAACCTTTCCCGCCGATCACCGGCCAGATACCGCTCATGGCCGAGCGCTCTCGCGAGGCACTGAGGCGTGCGCGCACCAAAGTGACCACGTCACAAATCAAGGTGCGCAAGCGCCGCCG